In one Sporomusa sphaeroides DSM 2875 genomic region, the following are encoded:
- a CDS encoding DNA polymerase III subunit alpha produces the protein MNTDKTYNTGVSFVHLHNHTEYSLLDGAARIEDMVRRAKELGMPAVAMTDHGTMYGTIDFYKQAKKHGIKAIIGCEVYVAPRSRFDKAAVEGESYYHLVLLAASEQGYRNLIELVSRGYSEGFYYKPRIDREILRSYSEGLIGLSACIAGEIPAAILRGDLAGAEALAAEYKEIFGQDNFFIELQDHGMPEEKQANQHLVKLAAKLELGLVATNDAHYINKEDAECHDVLLCIQTGKTVDEPGRMRFPSDDFYLKSPAEMAELFAGYPEALSNTLKIAERCNVTFDFDRLYLPDFPTPDGINDDDYLAQLCREAVCRRYPQATPAVEERLVYELGVIKKMGYSSYFLIVWDFVNYSRSQSIPVGPGRGSAAGSIVAYLLGITNIDPLKYGLLFERFLNPERVSMPDIDIDFCYERRSKIIEYVVARYGSDRVAQIITFGTMAARAAIRDVGRALNLPYGEVDRIAKLVPAELGITLKKALTANRELKDLYDSEETVKKLVDLAMAVEGLPRHASTHAAGLVIAKEPLTHFAPLQLSSEGFLTTQFDKDRIEEIGLLKMDLLGLRTLTVIGDAIALIRENRGQELDIETIPLEDAKTCAMLAVGDTSGVFQMESSGMTNLVKDLRPERFDDLIPLVALYRPGPLGSGMVSDFIDGRHGKKVVTYLHPLLEPILEDTFGVILYQEQVMQIASTLAGFTLGQADLLRRAMGKKKHEVLDAQRENFLQGAAERGIDAKLAHDVFELMTHFADYGFNKSHSAAYALVAYQTAYLKAHYPQEFYAALLTSVMGTNDKVGYYIEECRRRGIAVLPPDINASGSSFSVDGEAIRFGLAGVKNAGGNALESIIKARQKGGKFTSLVDFCSRVDMRLVNKRVIESLIKCGAFDSLNARRSQLLHVLEQAVEVAACRQKDAASGQLGLFGDDTLECVNDVSLPDIPEMPQEQILALEKEITGFYVTGHPLDKYRAKLETLPALGTLAEGQYTDGQPIRVGGLIASAKRINTKNGSMMCFISLEDFSGQVEVIVFPKVFEKTGRLLAPDLPVLVSGRLNIHEEGAKVMADNISLLENAGAEVRITLRQEQETPVILAKLQEVLTKYNGQAAVYLHLTGSSRTRVIKTEKKYWIEPTPAAVAAIEGLLGKGTVTTA, from the coding sequence ATGAATACAGATAAAACTTATAATACAGGCGTATCTTTTGTCCATTTGCATAATCACACCGAATATAGCCTGTTAGACGGCGCTGCCCGAATTGAAGATATGGTGCGCCGGGCCAAGGAATTGGGAATGCCGGCAGTAGCCATGACTGACCATGGTACGATGTACGGCACAATCGATTTTTATAAACAAGCCAAGAAGCATGGCATTAAAGCAATTATCGGCTGTGAAGTATATGTTGCGCCACGCTCGCGGTTCGATAAAGCAGCTGTGGAAGGGGAGTCATATTATCATCTCGTGCTGCTGGCCGCCAGCGAGCAGGGGTATCGCAATCTTATCGAATTGGTATCGCGCGGCTACAGTGAAGGTTTTTATTACAAACCCCGGATTGACCGGGAAATACTGCGCAGCTATAGTGAAGGCCTGATTGGCTTGAGTGCCTGCATTGCCGGTGAGATACCTGCGGCGATTTTGCGGGGAGATCTGGCCGGAGCCGAGGCTTTGGCTGCTGAGTATAAGGAGATTTTCGGACAGGACAATTTCTTTATCGAACTGCAGGATCACGGCATGCCTGAAGAAAAACAGGCAAACCAGCATTTGGTCAAACTGGCGGCAAAGCTGGAACTTGGTCTTGTTGCCACCAATGACGCTCATTATATTAACAAAGAGGACGCCGAATGCCATGATGTTCTGCTTTGTATTCAAACAGGCAAGACTGTGGACGAACCCGGCCGGATGCGGTTTCCCAGTGACGATTTTTACTTGAAAAGTCCGGCGGAAATGGCTGAGCTGTTTGCCGGGTATCCGGAAGCTTTGAGCAATACCCTGAAGATTGCTGAACGCTGCAATGTCACCTTTGATTTTGACCGGCTCTACCTGCCTGATTTTCCTACACCGGATGGCATCAATGACGATGACTATCTTGCCCAGCTATGCCGGGAGGCGGTTTGCCGGCGGTATCCGCAGGCAACGCCGGCAGTGGAGGAAAGGCTTGTTTATGAACTGGGTGTCATAAAAAAAATGGGTTATTCCAGCTACTTCCTCATTGTCTGGGACTTTGTCAACTATTCCCGTAGCCAGTCCATTCCTGTAGGGCCGGGAAGGGGTTCGGCGGCTGGCAGTATTGTTGCCTATTTGTTAGGCATTACTAATATTGACCCGCTTAAATACGGCCTGCTGTTTGAACGGTTTTTAAATCCGGAACGGGTATCTATGCCTGATATTGATATAGATTTTTGTTATGAACGCCGCAGTAAAATCATCGAATATGTTGTAGCACGCTATGGCAGTGACCGTGTAGCGCAAATTATCACTTTTGGAACTATGGCGGCGCGGGCGGCGATCCGCGATGTGGGACGGGCGTTAAATCTGCCCTATGGCGAGGTTGACCGTATTGCCAAATTAGTACCTGCCGAACTGGGTATCACTTTGAAAAAAGCGTTAACAGCCAACCGGGAGTTAAAAGACCTCTATGACAGCGAAGAAACAGTAAAGAAACTGGTTGATCTTGCCATGGCGGTGGAAGGCTTGCCGCGCCATGCTTCCACCCATGCCGCCGGCCTGGTTATTGCGAAAGAGCCGCTGACACATTTTGCCCCGCTGCAGCTTTCCAGTGAAGGTTTTCTTACCACTCAGTTTGACAAAGACCGGATTGAAGAAATCGGTCTGCTGAAGATGGATTTACTGGGGCTGAGAACCCTGACGGTTATTGGTGATGCCATCGCCCTTATCCGGGAAAACCGGGGACAGGAACTGGATATTGAAACCATTCCGCTGGAAGATGCCAAAACCTGCGCCATGCTGGCTGTCGGTGATACCTCCGGCGTGTTTCAAATGGAATCAAGCGGCATGACCAATCTGGTGAAAGACTTGAGGCCGGAACGGTTTGACGACCTCATTCCCCTGGTGGCGCTCTACCGCCCGGGTCCTTTGGGAAGCGGCATGGTATCTGATTTTATTGATGGCCGCCACGGTAAGAAGGTAGTTACCTATCTGCATCCGCTCTTAGAGCCCATCCTCGAAGATACCTTTGGTGTTATCCTGTACCAGGAGCAGGTTATGCAGATTGCGTCCACACTGGCCGGGTTTACCCTGGGACAAGCCGACCTGTTGCGCCGGGCTATGGGGAAAAAGAAACATGAAGTGCTGGATGCGCAGCGGGAAAACTTTCTCCAAGGGGCCGCCGAACGGGGGATAGATGCGAAACTGGCTCATGATGTGTTCGAACTTATGACCCATTTCGCCGACTACGGTTTTAACAAATCCCACAGTGCCGCCTATGCCCTGGTAGCCTATCAGACAGCGTACTTAAAAGCCCACTATCCGCAGGAGTTTTACGCAGCACTGCTTACCAGTGTCATGGGAACCAATGATAAGGTGGGTTACTATATCGAAGAATGCCGCCGCCGGGGTATTGCCGTTTTACCGCCGGATATTAATGCCAGCGGCAGTTCGTTTTCGGTTGACGGCGAAGCCATTCGCTTTGGCTTGGCCGGTGTAAAAAATGCAGGCGGCAATGCTTTGGAAAGCATAATTAAGGCCCGGCAAAAGGGCGGTAAATTTACGTCACTTGTTGATTTTTGCTCCCGTGTTGACATGCGGCTGGTGAATAAACGGGTTATTGAAAGTTTGATTAAATGCGGGGCTTTTGATTCGCTTAATGCCCGCCGTTCCCAGCTGCTGCACGTACTGGAGCAAGCTGTCGAAGTGGCTGCCTGCCGCCAGAAGGACGCGGCCAGCGGACAATTGGGGCTGTTTGGGGACGATACGCTGGAGTGCGTAAATGATGTCAGCCTGCCGGATATACCCGAAATGCCGCAGGAACAGATCTTAGCCTTGGAAAAAGAAATAACCGGATTTTATGTAACCGGTCATCCGTTGGATAAATATCGTGCTAAATTGGAGACGCTGCCGGCACTGGGCACTTTGGCCGAAGGTCAATATACCGACGGGCAGCCCATCCGGGTAGGCGGGCTCATTGCCAGTGCTAAGCGCATTAATACCAAAAATGGCAGTATGATGTGTTTTATCAGCCTTGAGGATTTTTCCGGACAAGTGGAAGTCATCGTATTTCCCAAGGTTTTTGAAAAAACAGGCCGCCTGTTGGCGCCTGATTTACCTGTCCTGGTTTCCGGACGGCTGAATATTCACGAAGAAGGCGCCAAGGTTATGGCTGACAATATCAGTTTGCTGGAAAACGCCGGCGCCGAGGTTAGAATTACTTTGCGCCAGGAGCAGGAAACCCCGGTCATTTTAGCCAAGCTGCAGGAAGTGCTCACCAAATACAATGGTCAGGCAGCCGTTTATTTGCATCTGACCGGCAGCAGCCGGACACGGGTGATAAAGACGGAGAAAAAATATTGGATTGAGCCGACACCGGCAGCTGTTGCCGCCATTGAAGGGCTTTTGGGCAAAGGGACTGTAACTACTGCTTAA